The following coding sequences are from one Lolium rigidum isolate FL_2022 chromosome 6, APGP_CSIRO_Lrig_0.1, whole genome shotgun sequence window:
- the LOC124666896 gene encoding cytochrome P450 86A1 isoform X3, whose translation MLVVALASAYMVWFWALSRRLSGPRMWPLVGSLPSVAMNRTRLHDWIADNLRATGEAATYQTCILPLPFLARRQGLVTVTCNPRNLEHILRARFDNYPKGPSWQAAFHDLLGQGIFNSDGETWLLQRKTAALEFTTRTLRNAMARWANRSIKDRLWRILADHCDAAASVDLQDLLLRLTFDNICGLTFGKDPETLSRDLSENPFANAFDDATLATMQRFLFPSFLWRIKKALGLGSEQSLRKSLAVVDQFMTETIATRKATPSDDLLSRFMKKRDSNGRAFPEDVLQWIALNFLLAGRDTSSVALSWFFWTVMQRPDVERKVLLEIASVLKVTRGDDTARWAEEPLDFDELDRLVYLKAALSETLRLYPSVPQDSKYVVADDVLPDGTVVPAGSAITYSIYSVGRMESIWGKDCVEFKPERWLSADGNRFEPVKDSYRFVAFNGGPRTCLGKDLAYLQMKSIASAVLLRHSVELVPGHQVQQKMSLTLFMKNGLRVNVKPRDLASYVMLPEEAPPLASVVIPTTTAAAA comes from the coding sequence GGTCGTGGCATTGGCTTCGGCGTACATGGTGTGGTTCTGGGCGCTGTCCAGGCGGCTGTCCGGCCCACGGATGTGGCCTCTCGTCGGCAGCCTCCCGAGCGTCGCGATGAACCGGACGCGTCTCCACGACTGGATCGCCGACAACCTGCGCGCCACCGGCGAGGCGGCGACGTACCAGACGTGCATCCTGCCGCTGCCGTTCCTGGCTCGGCGGCAGGGGCTGGTGACGGTGACGTGCAACCCTCGGAACCTGGAGCACATTCTGCGCGCGCGCTTCGACAACTACCCAAAGGGCCCCAGTTGGCAGGCGGCGTTCCACGACCTCCTAGGCCAGGGCATCTTCAACTCCGACGGCGAGACGTGGCTGCTCCAGCGCAAGACGGCGGCGCTCGAGTTCACCACCCGGACCCTGCGCAACGCCATGGCGCGCTGGGCCAACCGCTCCATCAAGGATCGCCTGTGGCGTATCCTCGCTGACCACTGCGACGCCGCCGCCAGCGTCGACCTTCAGGACCTCCTCCTGCGTCTCACCTTCGACAACATCTGCGGGCTCACCTTCGGCAAAGATCCCGAGACGTTGTCTCGGGACCTGTCGGAGAACCCCTTCGCCAACGCGTTCGACGACGCCACCTTGGCGACCATGCAGAGGTTTCTGTTCCCCAGCTTCCTGTGGCGGATCAAGAAGGCTCTTGGCCTCGGCAGCGAGCAGAGCCTCCGCAAGAGCCTCGCGGTGGTGGACCAGTTCATGACGGAGACCATTGCGACGCGCAAGGCGACGCCGTCGGACGACCTGCTGTCCCGGTTCATGAAGAAGCGCGACAGCAACGGCAGGGCGTTCCCGGAGGACGTGCTGCAGTGGATCGCGCTCAACTTCCTGCTCGCCGGACGCGACACGTCCTCCGTGGCGCTCAGCTGGTTCTTCTGGACAGTCATGCAGAGGCCGGACGTGGAGCGTAAGGTGCTCCTCGAGATCGCCTCCGTGCTCAAGGTGACTCGCGGCGACGACACGGCGAGGTGGGCGGAGGAGCCGCTCGACTTCGACGAGCTGGACCGCCTCGTGTACCTAAAGGCGGCATTGTCGGAGACGCTGCGCCTGTACCCGTCGGTGCCGCAGGACTCCAAGTACGTCGTGGCCGACGACGTGCTTCCCGACGGCACCGTGGTTCCGGCCGGATCGGCGATCACCTACTCCATCTACTCGGTGGGGAGGATGGAGAGCATATGGGGGAAGGACTGCGTGGAGTTCAAGCCGGAGCGGTGGCTGTCGGCGGACGGCAACCGCTTCGAGCCCGTCAAGGACTCGTACCGCTTCGTGGCGTTCAACGGCGGGCCGAGGACGTGCCTCGGCAAGGACCTCGCCTACCTGCAGATGAAGTCCATCGCGTCGGCGGTGCTGCTGCGCCACTCGGTGGAGCTCGTGCCGGGGCACCAGGTGCAGCAGAAGATGTCGCTCACTCTGTTCATGAAGAACGGGCTCCGCGTCAATGTCAAGCCCAGGGACCTCGCCAGCTACGTCATGCTGCCGGAGGAAGCACCGCCACTGGCGTCAGTCGTGATCCCGACCACCACTGCCGCCGCTGCATAG
- the LOC124666896 gene encoding cytochrome P450 86A1 isoform X2 — protein MDDSNTLMVVALASAYMVWFWALSRRLSGPRMWPLVGSLPSVAMNRTRLHDWIADNLRATGEAATYQTCILPLPFLARRQGLVTVTCNPRNLEHILRARFDNYPKGPSWQAAFHDLLGQGIFNSDGETWLLQRKTAALEFTTRTLRNAMARWANRSIKDRLWRILADHCDAAASVDLQDLLLRLTFDNICGLTFGKDPETLSRDLSENPFANAFDDATLATMQRFLFPSFLWRIKKALGLGSEQSLRKSLAVVDQFMTETIATRKATPSDDLLSRFMKKRDSNGRAFPEDVLQWIALNFLLAGRDTSSVALSWFFWTVMQRPDVERKVLLEIASVLKVTRGDDTARWAEEPLDFDELDRLVYLKAALSETLRLYPSVPQDSKYVVADDVLPDGTVVPAGSAITYSIYSVGRMESIWGKDCVEFKPERWLSADGNRFEPVKDSYRFVAFNGGPRTCLGKDLAYLQMKSIASAVLLRHSVELVPGHQVQQKMSLTLFMKNGLRVNVKPRDLASYVMLPEEAPPLASVVIPTTTAAAA, from the exons ATGGACGACAGCAACACATTAAT GGTCGTGGCATTGGCTTCGGCGTACATGGTGTGGTTCTGGGCGCTGTCCAGGCGGCTGTCCGGCCCACGGATGTGGCCTCTCGTCGGCAGCCTCCCGAGCGTCGCGATGAACCGGACGCGTCTCCACGACTGGATCGCCGACAACCTGCGCGCCACCGGCGAGGCGGCGACGTACCAGACGTGCATCCTGCCGCTGCCGTTCCTGGCTCGGCGGCAGGGGCTGGTGACGGTGACGTGCAACCCTCGGAACCTGGAGCACATTCTGCGCGCGCGCTTCGACAACTACCCAAAGGGCCCCAGTTGGCAGGCGGCGTTCCACGACCTCCTAGGCCAGGGCATCTTCAACTCCGACGGCGAGACGTGGCTGCTCCAGCGCAAGACGGCGGCGCTCGAGTTCACCACCCGGACCCTGCGCAACGCCATGGCGCGCTGGGCCAACCGCTCCATCAAGGATCGCCTGTGGCGTATCCTCGCTGACCACTGCGACGCCGCCGCCAGCGTCGACCTTCAGGACCTCCTCCTGCGTCTCACCTTCGACAACATCTGCGGGCTCACCTTCGGCAAAGATCCCGAGACGTTGTCTCGGGACCTGTCGGAGAACCCCTTCGCCAACGCGTTCGACGACGCCACCTTGGCGACCATGCAGAGGTTTCTGTTCCCCAGCTTCCTGTGGCGGATCAAGAAGGCTCTTGGCCTCGGCAGCGAGCAGAGCCTCCGCAAGAGCCTCGCGGTGGTGGACCAGTTCATGACGGAGACCATTGCGACGCGCAAGGCGACGCCGTCGGACGACCTGCTGTCCCGGTTCATGAAGAAGCGCGACAGCAACGGCAGGGCGTTCCCGGAGGACGTGCTGCAGTGGATCGCGCTCAACTTCCTGCTCGCCGGACGCGACACGTCCTCCGTGGCGCTCAGCTGGTTCTTCTGGACAGTCATGCAGAGGCCGGACGTGGAGCGTAAGGTGCTCCTCGAGATCGCCTCCGTGCTCAAGGTGACTCGCGGCGACGACACGGCGAGGTGGGCGGAGGAGCCGCTCGACTTCGACGAGCTGGACCGCCTCGTGTACCTAAAGGCGGCATTGTCGGAGACGCTGCGCCTGTACCCGTCGGTGCCGCAGGACTCCAAGTACGTCGTGGCCGACGACGTGCTTCCCGACGGCACCGTGGTTCCGGCCGGATCGGCGATCACCTACTCCATCTACTCGGTGGGGAGGATGGAGAGCATATGGGGGAAGGACTGCGTGGAGTTCAAGCCGGAGCGGTGGCTGTCGGCGGACGGCAACCGCTTCGAGCCCGTCAAGGACTCGTACCGCTTCGTGGCGTTCAACGGCGGGCCGAGGACGTGCCTCGGCAAGGACCTCGCCTACCTGCAGATGAAGTCCATCGCGTCGGCGGTGCTGCTGCGCCACTCGGTGGAGCTCGTGCCGGGGCACCAGGTGCAGCAGAAGATGTCGCTCACTCTGTTCATGAAGAACGGGCTCCGCGTCAATGTCAAGCCCAGGGACCTCGCCAGCTACGTCATGCTGCCGGAGGAAGCACCGCCACTGGCGTCAGTCGTGATCCCGACCACCACTGCCGCCGCTGCATAG
- the LOC124666896 gene encoding cytochrome P450 86A1 isoform X1, whose amino-acid sequence MDAGMLDLHPGAVAATVVALASAYMVWFWALSRRLSGPRMWPLVGSLPSVAMNRTRLHDWIADNLRATGEAATYQTCILPLPFLARRQGLVTVTCNPRNLEHILRARFDNYPKGPSWQAAFHDLLGQGIFNSDGETWLLQRKTAALEFTTRTLRNAMARWANRSIKDRLWRILADHCDAAASVDLQDLLLRLTFDNICGLTFGKDPETLSRDLSENPFANAFDDATLATMQRFLFPSFLWRIKKALGLGSEQSLRKSLAVVDQFMTETIATRKATPSDDLLSRFMKKRDSNGRAFPEDVLQWIALNFLLAGRDTSSVALSWFFWTVMQRPDVERKVLLEIASVLKVTRGDDTARWAEEPLDFDELDRLVYLKAALSETLRLYPSVPQDSKYVVADDVLPDGTVVPAGSAITYSIYSVGRMESIWGKDCVEFKPERWLSADGNRFEPVKDSYRFVAFNGGPRTCLGKDLAYLQMKSIASAVLLRHSVELVPGHQVQQKMSLTLFMKNGLRVNVKPRDLASYVMLPEEAPPLASVVIPTTTAAAA is encoded by the coding sequence ATGGATGCCGGCATGTTGGACTTGCACCCTGGCGCCGTCGCCGCGACGGTCGTGGCATTGGCTTCGGCGTACATGGTGTGGTTCTGGGCGCTGTCCAGGCGGCTGTCCGGCCCACGGATGTGGCCTCTCGTCGGCAGCCTCCCGAGCGTCGCGATGAACCGGACGCGTCTCCACGACTGGATCGCCGACAACCTGCGCGCCACCGGCGAGGCGGCGACGTACCAGACGTGCATCCTGCCGCTGCCGTTCCTGGCTCGGCGGCAGGGGCTGGTGACGGTGACGTGCAACCCTCGGAACCTGGAGCACATTCTGCGCGCGCGCTTCGACAACTACCCAAAGGGCCCCAGTTGGCAGGCGGCGTTCCACGACCTCCTAGGCCAGGGCATCTTCAACTCCGACGGCGAGACGTGGCTGCTCCAGCGCAAGACGGCGGCGCTCGAGTTCACCACCCGGACCCTGCGCAACGCCATGGCGCGCTGGGCCAACCGCTCCATCAAGGATCGCCTGTGGCGTATCCTCGCTGACCACTGCGACGCCGCCGCCAGCGTCGACCTTCAGGACCTCCTCCTGCGTCTCACCTTCGACAACATCTGCGGGCTCACCTTCGGCAAAGATCCCGAGACGTTGTCTCGGGACCTGTCGGAGAACCCCTTCGCCAACGCGTTCGACGACGCCACCTTGGCGACCATGCAGAGGTTTCTGTTCCCCAGCTTCCTGTGGCGGATCAAGAAGGCTCTTGGCCTCGGCAGCGAGCAGAGCCTCCGCAAGAGCCTCGCGGTGGTGGACCAGTTCATGACGGAGACCATTGCGACGCGCAAGGCGACGCCGTCGGACGACCTGCTGTCCCGGTTCATGAAGAAGCGCGACAGCAACGGCAGGGCGTTCCCGGAGGACGTGCTGCAGTGGATCGCGCTCAACTTCCTGCTCGCCGGACGCGACACGTCCTCCGTGGCGCTCAGCTGGTTCTTCTGGACAGTCATGCAGAGGCCGGACGTGGAGCGTAAGGTGCTCCTCGAGATCGCCTCCGTGCTCAAGGTGACTCGCGGCGACGACACGGCGAGGTGGGCGGAGGAGCCGCTCGACTTCGACGAGCTGGACCGCCTCGTGTACCTAAAGGCGGCATTGTCGGAGACGCTGCGCCTGTACCCGTCGGTGCCGCAGGACTCCAAGTACGTCGTGGCCGACGACGTGCTTCCCGACGGCACCGTGGTTCCGGCCGGATCGGCGATCACCTACTCCATCTACTCGGTGGGGAGGATGGAGAGCATATGGGGGAAGGACTGCGTGGAGTTCAAGCCGGAGCGGTGGCTGTCGGCGGACGGCAACCGCTTCGAGCCCGTCAAGGACTCGTACCGCTTCGTGGCGTTCAACGGCGGGCCGAGGACGTGCCTCGGCAAGGACCTCGCCTACCTGCAGATGAAGTCCATCGCGTCGGCGGTGCTGCTGCGCCACTCGGTGGAGCTCGTGCCGGGGCACCAGGTGCAGCAGAAGATGTCGCTCACTCTGTTCATGAAGAACGGGCTCCGCGTCAATGTCAAGCCCAGGGACCTCGCCAGCTACGTCATGCTGCCGGAGGAAGCACCGCCACTGGCGTCAGTCGTGATCCCGACCACCACTGCCGCCGCTGCATAG